The Ornithinimicrobium faecis genome includes a window with the following:
- a CDS encoding aminoglycoside phosphotransferase family protein, translating into MPEAGSEPLPRAVTDLVPPGLIERLRRQVPAPGFVSGTQFLPTLPRLVQDLLDAWGLVADGPARHGYAALVLPVTGADEPAVLKIAWPHPEARDEHRALRAWAGGGAVRLLAADPTRWAVLLERLDPRDLDGPPVGVLESCEEIGRLASVLERPAPPWVSVRASDSLRLLVEDLDEVRAGEHAGALPRRILDRGRALALELADEPGIDAALVHADLHQENVLWRPDPGEWVAIDPQAMAADPAWVVAPALWNRWAEAVAAHDTRVHLGLRLEVLCEAAGLDPDRARVITELRILRNAVWDVQEQPPDLAEALTRHVTIIKAMQPA; encoded by the coding sequence GTGCCTGAGGCGGGGTCCGAGCCACTCCCCCGAGCCGTCACCGACCTGGTGCCACCAGGGCTCATCGAGCGCCTGCGACGGCAGGTTCCCGCCCCAGGGTTTGTCTCCGGCACGCAGTTCCTGCCCACGCTCCCCCGGCTGGTCCAGGACCTGCTCGATGCGTGGGGCCTGGTGGCGGACGGTCCTGCGCGGCACGGTTATGCGGCGCTGGTGCTCCCAGTCACCGGTGCGGACGAGCCCGCCGTGCTCAAGATCGCGTGGCCGCACCCGGAGGCTCGCGATGAGCACCGAGCGCTGCGCGCCTGGGCCGGCGGCGGTGCGGTGCGGTTGCTGGCCGCGGACCCGACCCGGTGGGCCGTGCTCCTGGAACGGCTGGATCCGCGGGACCTGGACGGACCGCCCGTGGGAGTCCTGGAGTCCTGTGAGGAGATCGGACGGCTGGCCTCCGTGCTCGAGCGCCCCGCCCCACCGTGGGTGAGTGTGCGGGCCAGCGACAGCCTGCGCCTCCTGGTGGAGGACCTCGACGAGGTGCGAGCGGGCGAGCACGCGGGTGCCCTCCCGCGCCGGATCCTGGACCGCGGCCGCGCCCTGGCCCTGGAGCTTGCGGACGAGCCGGGCATCGACGCCGCCCTGGTGCATGCCGATCTGCACCAGGAGAACGTGCTGTGGCGACCTGACCCCGGTGAGTGGGTGGCCATCGACCCGCAGGCGATGGCCGCCGACCCGGCCTGGGTGGTGGCACCAGCGCTGTGGAACCGCTGGGCGGAGGCCGTGGCTGCGCACGACACCCGAGTGCACCTGGGCCTGCGTCTGGAGGTGCTGTGCGAGGCCGCCGGCCTCGACCCGGACCGGGCCCGGGTGATCACCGAGTTGCGGATCCTGCGCAACGCCGTCTGGGACGTGCAGGAGCAGCCGCCCGACCTGGCCGAGGCGCTGACTCGCCACGTCACGATCATCAAGGCGATGCAGCCCGCCTGA
- a CDS encoding DUF1206 domain-containing protein, with translation MSNDVQDLAEQAGRSQTLEFLARFGYAGSGLVHLLIAWIAGQVALGSSSGEADEAGALEQVGGSPGGAVLLWVCVAGFAALAVWHLIEAVVPHHGPTREQLVDRGKSVGKGIVFGALGWTALQVVTGSGADSGETTTEATATLMSAPAGRFLVGAIGLVVLAVGAYHVYKGVSKKFVQDLQGTGQREVTRAVEVLGVTGYVAKGAALGVVGGLIAVAALQADPDQPTGLDAALKTLSDQPLGGVMLLLVAIGLAAYGLYSFARARYASM, from the coding sequence GTGAGCAATGACGTGCAGGACCTCGCCGAGCAGGCGGGGCGGAGCCAGACCCTCGAGTTCCTCGCCAGGTTTGGGTATGCCGGCAGTGGGCTTGTCCATCTGTTGATCGCCTGGATCGCGGGTCAGGTCGCGCTCGGCTCCTCCTCCGGAGAGGCCGACGAGGCGGGCGCCCTGGAACAGGTGGGTGGTTCGCCCGGCGGGGCAGTCCTGCTGTGGGTGTGCGTGGCGGGCTTTGCCGCCCTGGCCGTGTGGCACCTGATCGAGGCTGTTGTGCCGCACCACGGCCCGACCCGTGAGCAACTGGTCGACCGTGGCAAGTCGGTGGGCAAGGGGATCGTCTTCGGTGCGCTCGGGTGGACGGCGCTGCAGGTGGTGACCGGCTCAGGAGCCGACAGCGGGGAGACCACGACGGAGGCGACAGCCACCCTGATGTCGGCACCCGCAGGGCGGTTCCTGGTCGGGGCGATCGGGTTGGTCGTGCTGGCCGTGGGCGCCTACCACGTCTACAAGGGCGTCTCGAAGAAGTTCGTGCAGGACCTGCAGGGGACCGGTCAGCGGGAGGTCACGCGCGCCGTCGAGGTGCTCGGCGTGACCGGCTACGTCGCCAAGGGCGCGGCCCTCGGCGTGGTGGGCGGACTCATCGCAGTGGCTGCGCTGCAGGCCGACCCGGATCAACCAACCGGGTTGGACGCCGCGCTGAAGACGCTGAGCGACCAGCCGCTGGGCGGGGTCATGCTGCTGCTCGTGGCCATCGGTCTGGCGGCCTACGGGCTGTACTCCTTCGCGCGGGCACGCTACGCCAGCATGTGA
- a CDS encoding serine/threonine protein phosphatase yields the protein MLSTRRARHDTVAAALAARDDDELAALLQAAPTGAVGVGGASSLLEVDGVTVFAKAIPITDRELAQPHSTANLFDLPTSCHYGMHPLAGPGFGAWRELAANLILTEGVLSGESEAFALLHHWRVLPGRPPVPSEHQDIDAVVAQFDGNQAVRTRLEELDRADCSLVLFLEHLPHALLDTLRDPVNGAERVERQLMEAVAFLRSREVLHLDGHFGNLRADDDQLYLVDLGLATSARFDLCDVERDFVAANVEHDADYASMRLVNWLVTTVCGVSVTSQGGLAARNDYVRRCARGDIPQDVPAAVAGIISRHARAAATMNDFCWRLFDGDVDAVYPGRPRTL from the coding sequence ATGCTGAGCACTCGACGCGCCCGTCACGACACCGTGGCCGCTGCGCTCGCGGCCCGCGACGATGACGAGCTGGCGGCGTTGCTGCAGGCGGCACCGACCGGCGCCGTGGGCGTTGGTGGTGCGTCCTCGCTGCTCGAGGTTGACGGCGTCACCGTCTTCGCCAAGGCGATCCCGATCACCGACCGCGAGTTGGCACAGCCACACAGCACGGCGAACCTGTTCGACCTGCCCACCTCCTGCCACTACGGCATGCACCCCCTTGCGGGTCCCGGATTCGGCGCGTGGCGAGAGCTGGCCGCGAACCTGATCCTCACCGAGGGTGTCCTGTCCGGTGAGTCCGAGGCCTTTGCTCTCCTGCACCACTGGCGCGTGCTGCCAGGACGACCACCCGTGCCCTCCGAGCACCAGGACATCGACGCGGTCGTCGCCCAGTTCGACGGCAACCAGGCGGTGCGCACCCGCCTCGAGGAGTTGGACCGGGCCGACTGCAGCCTCGTCCTGTTCCTCGAGCACCTGCCCCACGCGCTGCTCGACACACTGCGGGACCCGGTGAATGGTGCCGAGCGGGTTGAGCGGCAACTGATGGAGGCCGTTGCGTTCCTGCGCAGCCGCGAGGTGCTTCACCTGGATGGACATTTCGGCAACCTGCGGGCCGACGATGATCAGCTCTACCTCGTCGACCTCGGTCTGGCCACCTCGGCGCGGTTCGATCTCTGCGACGTCGAGCGTGACTTTGTCGCAGCCAACGTCGAGCACGATGCCGACTATGCGTCGATGCGACTCGTGAACTGGCTCGTCACCACGGTGTGCGGGGTCTCGGTGACGAGCCAGGGTGGCCTGGCCGCCCGCAATGACTACGTCCGTCGATGCGCACGCGGCGACATCCCGCAGGACGTGCCGGCTGCCGTTGCGGGCATCATCAGCCGTCACGCGCGCGCCGCGGCCACGATGAACGACTTCTGCTGGCGACTGTTCGACGGCGACGTCGACGCGGTCTATCCGGGCCGGCCTCGCACCTTGTGA
- the mraY gene encoding phospho-N-acetylmuramoyl-pentapeptide-transferase — protein sequence MVNVLLAGGISMVVALLGTPLLIKFLVRRQYGQFIHDDLTQHHHKRGKPTMGGAVIIGAAIVGYLGSRPVLAAMDASGLVDVRPSPLTLSALLVIFLLVGLGVVGFFDDYTKISKERSLGLTSTQKLIGQTLVTVVFALLALLVKDEQGRAPASTAISFVRDTSIDLAFAGPVVAVVLFLLWANLLITGASNGVNITDGLDGLATGACVMVFGAYTLISLWQFNQNCSSVPGPGCYEVRDSLDLAIMACAIAGACFGFLWWNASPAQIIMGDTGSLSLGAALAGMAILTHTQLLLVILGGLFVMITLSVIIQVTSFKLTGKRVFRMAPLHHHFELLGWAEVTIVIRFWIIAGTCVAVGLALFYGDWAVTL from the coding sequence ATGGTCAACGTCCTCCTGGCGGGCGGGATATCGATGGTTGTGGCGTTGCTCGGGACGCCGCTGCTGATCAAGTTCCTGGTCCGCAGGCAGTACGGCCAGTTCATCCACGACGACCTCACCCAGCACCATCACAAGCGGGGCAAGCCAACGATGGGCGGGGCCGTCATCATCGGCGCCGCGATCGTCGGCTATCTCGGATCACGACCGGTGCTGGCAGCCATGGATGCCAGCGGCCTGGTGGACGTCCGGCCCAGTCCGCTCACGCTCAGCGCACTGCTGGTGATCTTCCTCCTGGTCGGCCTCGGTGTTGTGGGCTTCTTCGACGACTACACCAAGATCTCCAAAGAGCGCAGCCTGGGGTTGACCTCGACCCAGAAGCTGATCGGCCAGACCCTGGTCACGGTGGTCTTCGCCCTGCTGGCACTCCTCGTGAAGGACGAGCAGGGGCGCGCGCCTGCCTCCACCGCGATCTCTTTCGTGCGGGACACGAGCATCGACCTGGCCTTTGCCGGCCCCGTGGTTGCCGTCGTCCTGTTCCTCCTCTGGGCGAACCTGCTGATCACTGGCGCCTCCAACGGAGTGAACATCACCGATGGCCTCGACGGCCTCGCAACCGGAGCCTGCGTGATGGTCTTCGGCGCCTACACACTGATCAGCCTGTGGCAGTTCAACCAGAACTGTTCCTCCGTGCCCGGGCCGGGGTGTTACGAAGTCCGAGACAGCCTGGACCTGGCGATCATGGCCTGTGCGATCGCTGGGGCCTGCTTCGGCTTCCTGTGGTGGAACGCCTCACCGGCTCAGATCATCATGGGCGACACCGGCTCGTTGTCGCTCGGGGCCGCACTGGCGGGGATGGCCATCCTCACCCACACCCAGCTGCTGCTCGTGATCCTGGGCGGCCTCTTCGTCATGATCACCCTGTCGGTCATCATCCAGGTCACCAGCTTCAAGCTCACCGGCAAGCGGGTCTTCCGCATGGCACCGCTGCACCACCATTTCGAGCTCCTCGGTTGGGCCGAGGTCACCATCGTCATCCGCTTCTGGATCATCGCCGGCACCTGTGTCGCCGTCGGACTCGCCCTCTTCTACGGAGACTGGGCCGTGACTCTCTGA
- a CDS encoding helix-turn-helix domain-containing protein: MSESMTINPAHLSDESWASLRAFLEAAKARGEVVDVSARLELLSPAEVARRLGMSRSTVLRRIAEGDLAATKVGTHHRIPLAEFERYSHELMQRMAQASAADIEAELFGE; this comes from the coding sequence ATGAGTGAGTCGATGACAATCAACCCGGCGCACCTGTCTGACGAGAGTTGGGCGTCGCTTCGTGCATTCCTGGAGGCAGCGAAGGCGCGTGGCGAGGTCGTCGATGTGTCGGCCCGGCTGGAACTGCTCTCGCCTGCCGAGGTGGCGAGGCGCCTGGGGATGTCGCGCTCGACGGTGCTGCGGCGGATCGCCGAGGGCGACCTTGCGGCCACGAAAGTTGGCACTCACCACCGAATCCCTTTGGCCGAGTTCGAGCGGTACAGCCACGAACTGATGCAGCGGATGGCCCAGGCTAGCGCCGCGGACATCGAGGCCGAGTTGTTCGGTGAGTGA
- a CDS encoding thioredoxin domain-containing protein: MKKIANRLANATSPYLLQHADNPVDWREWGDEAFAEARRLNRPIFLSVGYAACHWCHVMAHESFEDEGVAELLNASYVPVKVDREERPDVDAVYMDATVAMTGQGGWPMTCLLTPEGEPFWCGTYLQRPQLLQLLTAIGGAWSDQEAQVRASGTAVVEALTKAQSGSAQSLPLSAELLDAAVATLTRSYDQEHPGFGSAPKFPPSMVLEFLLRHHARTGSSTAWRMAQETATAMARGGLYDQLAGGFARYAVDRAWVVPHFEKMLYDNAQLLRVYAHLWQAAVRDDEADTAALAERVVRETVAFLLESLRTPEGGFASSLDADTEGVEGSTYVWTPAQLEELLGQQDGRRAATLLTVTASGTFEHGTSTLQLLNDPDDPTWWATTRASLKARRDLRPQPALDDKVVTAWNGLTIAALADAGSLLDEPSWVAAAADAARLVLDLHFVDGRLRRSSRAGRVGAAEAVAEDYGDLIEGLVALHAATADAQWLNAAGTLLEDAVARFGDGQGIFHDTAADAEELVLRPRARGDNAEPCGQSALASALLAHGAAAGSAQHLELGTQALAPMGVIAQRDPRFAGWALAAGEAAQAGPLQIAISEGTGQRDLVDVARQSVGAMVVVGSPDQAPPLLDGRPDVDGQAAAYVCRGTVCDLPVTSPADLREALTRGRGSQLTD, translated from the coding sequence GTGAAGAAGATCGCCAACCGTCTCGCCAACGCGACCAGCCCCTATCTCCTCCAGCACGCCGACAACCCGGTGGACTGGCGCGAGTGGGGTGATGAGGCCTTCGCCGAGGCACGGCGGCTGAACCGCCCGATCTTCCTGTCCGTGGGCTATGCCGCCTGCCACTGGTGCCACGTGATGGCCCATGAGTCGTTCGAGGACGAGGGCGTCGCCGAACTGCTCAACGCCAGCTATGTGCCCGTCAAGGTCGACCGCGAGGAGCGACCGGACGTCGACGCCGTCTATATGGACGCCACGGTGGCCATGACCGGCCAGGGCGGGTGGCCCATGACCTGTCTGCTCACCCCGGAGGGCGAGCCGTTCTGGTGCGGCACCTATCTGCAGCGACCGCAGTTGCTCCAGCTCCTCACCGCCATCGGCGGCGCCTGGTCGGACCAGGAGGCCCAGGTGCGCGCCAGTGGGACAGCAGTCGTCGAGGCCCTGACGAAGGCGCAGTCCGGCTCCGCCCAGTCGCTCCCGCTGAGCGCAGAGCTGCTCGACGCCGCCGTGGCCACCCTGACCCGCAGCTATGACCAGGAGCACCCCGGGTTTGGCTCGGCGCCGAAGTTCCCGCCGAGCATGGTCCTGGAGTTCCTGCTGCGCCACCACGCCCGCACTGGCAGCTCCACGGCCTGGCGGATGGCACAAGAGACGGCCACCGCGATGGCCAGGGGCGGCCTCTATGACCAGCTCGCCGGGGGTTTCGCACGGTATGCCGTGGACCGCGCCTGGGTGGTCCCCCACTTCGAGAAGATGCTCTATGACAACGCCCAGTTGCTCCGCGTCTATGCGCACCTCTGGCAGGCTGCGGTGCGCGACGACGAGGCAGACACGGCAGCCCTGGCCGAGCGGGTGGTCCGCGAGACCGTGGCCTTCCTGCTCGAGTCGCTGCGCACCCCCGAGGGCGGCTTCGCCTCCTCTCTGGATGCGGACACCGAGGGTGTGGAGGGCTCGACCTATGTCTGGACCCCGGCCCAGCTCGAGGAGCTGCTGGGTCAACAGGACGGCAGGCGCGCCGCCACCCTGCTCACGGTCACCGCGTCAGGGACCTTCGAGCACGGCACCTCCACCCTCCAGCTGCTCAACGACCCGGACGACCCCACCTGGTGGGCCACGACGCGAGCCAGCTTGAAAGCGAGACGTGACCTGCGTCCGCAACCCGCCCTGGACGACAAGGTCGTCACGGCGTGGAACGGCCTGACCATCGCGGCTCTGGCCGACGCCGGATCGCTGCTGGACGAGCCGTCCTGGGTGGCGGCAGCGGCCGACGCAGCTCGGCTCGTCCTCGACCTGCATTTCGTCGACGGACGCCTGCGCCGCAGCTCGCGTGCTGGCCGGGTGGGGGCGGCCGAAGCGGTCGCCGAGGACTATGGCGACCTGATCGAGGGGCTGGTCGCGCTGCACGCGGCCACCGCCGACGCTCAGTGGCTCAACGCAGCCGGCACCCTGCTGGAGGATGCGGTGGCGCGCTTCGGCGACGGGCAGGGCATCTTCCACGACACCGCTGCCGATGCGGAGGAGTTGGTCCTGCGCCCGCGGGCACGCGGCGACAACGCGGAGCCGTGCGGGCAGTCGGCGCTGGCCAGCGCGCTGCTCGCCCACGGAGCCGCGGCAGGCTCCGCCCAGCACCTTGAGCTCGGCACGCAGGCGTTGGCACCGATGGGGGTCATCGCCCAGCGGGACCCGCGCTTCGCCGGGTGGGCGCTGGCCGCTGGTGAGGCAGCCCAGGCGGGTCCGCTGCAGATCGCGATCAGCGAGGGCACCGGGCAGCGCGACCTGGTGGACGTCGCCCGGCAGTCCGTCGGGGCGATGGTCGTCGTGGGCTCCCCAGATCAGGCGCCGCCGCTGCTCGATGGCCGGCCAGACGTGGATGGCCAGGCTGCCGCCTACGTCTGCCGAGGCACCGTCTGCGACCTGCCAGTCACCTCCCCCGCCGATCTGCGCGAGGCCCTGACCCGCGGCCGGGGCAGCCAGCTGACTGACTGA
- a CDS encoding CapA family protein has protein sequence MSSRGGTRLHTRALALAVAPLLLLSACGGGDESGLEPPPLDAAESTATGSETGAETDQPTGQVAPPDGWEAGGDEDDPSGSPTQDAGGEQTEEPTTEEASEPKEVTIGAAGDLLSHAPVIANAQANAGGQGYDFSPMFADVKDLLTDNDLTVCHMETPLSPDNTDITVPRVLVFNTPHELADAVADAGYDGCDFASNHTWDQGLSGLADTQQVIEDAGLQYAGPVGDEADAGHYASYQVNDVDVAQLAYTYTIYNSGQPTTDIPPEAPWLGESLWPVIGAEGIIEDAEAAKADGADFVVVSMHWGNEYWTDPTDQQREIAAELLESDAVDLILGTHVHVIQPCEKINGKYVIYGLGNFLSNQSPDTTAGKLRAETQEGMFARFHLAKDENGKVTSQMDFQPTRVQIDNHVIRLATPDQNAETYHRVVETMDRLGEDACDAEPLS, from the coding sequence ATGTCCTCCCGTGGCGGCACCCGACTGCACACCCGTGCCCTGGCTCTGGCCGTGGCTCCCCTCCTGCTGCTGAGTGCGTGCGGCGGCGGTGACGAGTCGGGGCTGGAGCCACCCCCGCTGGACGCCGCAGAGAGCACGGCCACGGGCAGCGAAACCGGCGCCGAGACCGACCAGCCGACAGGGCAGGTTGCTCCCCCCGACGGTTGGGAGGCTGGCGGGGACGAGGACGACCCGAGCGGCTCACCCACGCAGGACGCTGGCGGCGAGCAGACCGAGGAACCCACCACCGAGGAGGCCTCCGAGCCCAAGGAGGTCACGATCGGCGCGGCCGGCGACCTGCTCTCCCACGCCCCCGTGATCGCCAACGCCCAGGCCAACGCGGGTGGGCAGGGCTATGACTTCTCCCCGATGTTCGCCGACGTCAAGGATCTGCTCACCGACAACGACCTCACCGTCTGCCACATGGAGACACCGCTGTCGCCGGACAACACCGACATCACCGTGCCGCGGGTGCTGGTCTTCAACACTCCCCACGAGCTCGCGGACGCCGTGGCCGATGCTGGTTATGACGGGTGCGACTTCGCCTCCAACCACACCTGGGACCAGGGGCTGAGCGGGCTGGCCGACACCCAGCAGGTGATCGAGGACGCCGGGCTGCAGTATGCCGGGCCGGTCGGCGACGAGGCCGACGCCGGGCACTATGCGAGCTATCAGGTCAATGACGTGGACGTCGCGCAGCTGGCCTACACCTACACGATCTATAACTCAGGCCAGCCGACGACCGACATCCCGCCCGAGGCGCCCTGGCTGGGTGAGTCGCTCTGGCCCGTCATCGGCGCCGAGGGCATCATCGAGGATGCGGAGGCAGCCAAGGCGGACGGTGCCGACTTCGTCGTGGTGAGCATGCACTGGGGCAACGAATACTGGACCGACCCCACGGACCAGCAGCGCGAGATCGCCGCCGAACTGCTCGAGTCCGACGCTGTCGACCTGATCCTCGGCACGCACGTCCACGTGATCCAGCCGTGCGAGAAGATCAACGGCAAGTACGTCATCTATGGCCTGGGCAACTTCTTGTCCAACCAGTCACCCGACACCACCGCGGGCAAGTTGCGAGCGGAGACCCAGGAGGGCATGTTCGCCCGCTTCCACCTGGCCAAGGACGAGAACGGCAAGGTCACCTCCCAGATGGACTTCCAGCCAACGCGGGTGCAAATCGACAACCACGTGATCCGGTTGGCGACCCCGGACCAGAACGCCGAGACCTATCACCGGGTCGTGGAGACGATGGACCGCCTCGGCGAGGACGCCTGCGACGCCGAGCCGCTGAGCTGA
- a CDS encoding choice-of-anchor I family protein has product MSLLAAAALSIGMMPAALASPGDDPSDSTPAAVDPRLSLTLAGVHETEQFDESAAEITSFDPATQRIFVVNAQKGAIDILDGSDPSNPTYVETLSTAGAELSDGTVLPEGATVNSVKVHGDWIAVAVEAPNKVDPGWALFYSTAGEALGGVQVGSLPDAITVTPDGTKVVVANEGEPADDFSSDPEGTVSVIDVADPAEVSQDDVRTARFTAYDEDTDLPDGVRVFGPDVEVPEGHEPAGRVARNLEPEFSAISDDSAFAYVSLQEANAIATIDLETAEVTDLWSIALKDWSAEGNVLDTSNRDGEDGEGAINLRNAPVFGLAMPDGIDTYTAGDEQLIVTANEGDAREWGDYVESVRIADDAYPLCEDAFGGAEGVAQLKEEANLGRLNASIGSGLREGADCFEQIEVFGARSFSILSTDGEVVFDSAGMIEQAIVDLIEAGELPEEAFNATNDETPSFDNRSDDKGPEPEYVTIGQVGSHSFAFVGLERIGGVMTFDVTDPANVRYVDYVNNRNWDVEVDGEWVEGMGDLGAEGVEFVAAEDSPTGAPLVIVANEVSGSTSVFDVELGGVDRVAGDDRYETAVQLSQQFPSASSDTVFVTTGQAYPDALVAAARAGLQDAPVLLTRPTALSSATRAELERLAPENVVIVGGPGAVLPGVEEDIAELGAETVRHEGQNRYETAAAIAGEYGSDTERVYLASGVTYPDALVGSAAAAIEEAPVLLTRPDHLPEATATALAALEPTEVVLLGGPIAISEDVADLVDEATGAEVTRVGGGDRYETAGLLAERFEGPVDLSFVASGADYPDALTGAAVAGSREVPILLTRADKLTEVTAESLERLSPTRVLVLGGPVAVAEDVLDSLEQFLP; this is encoded by the coding sequence GTGAGCCTCCTGGCGGCGGCTGCTCTCAGCATCGGCATGATGCCGGCAGCCCTCGCCAGCCCAGGTGACGATCCCTCTGACAGCACCCCCGCGGCCGTTGACCCGCGGCTCTCTCTGACGCTCGCCGGCGTGCACGAGACCGAACAGTTTGACGAGTCGGCGGCGGAGATCACCTCCTTCGATCCGGCGACTCAGCGGATCTTCGTGGTCAACGCCCAGAAGGGCGCCATCGACATCCTGGACGGGTCGGACCCCAGCAACCCGACCTACGTCGAGACCCTCTCCACGGCGGGGGCGGAGCTGTCCGACGGCACCGTCCTCCCCGAGGGTGCCACCGTCAACTCGGTGAAGGTCCACGGCGACTGGATCGCCGTGGCGGTCGAGGCCCCCAACAAGGTTGACCCCGGTTGGGCGCTGTTCTACTCCACCGCTGGCGAGGCTCTCGGCGGCGTCCAGGTCGGCTCACTGCCGGACGCCATCACCGTGACCCCTGACGGCACCAAGGTTGTCGTGGCCAACGAGGGCGAGCCGGCCGATGACTTCAGTTCCGACCCTGAGGGCACGGTCTCCGTGATCGACGTCGCGGACCCGGCCGAGGTGTCCCAGGACGATGTCCGCACGGCCCGCTTCACGGCATACGACGAGGACACCGACCTGCCCGACGGTGTCCGGGTCTTCGGCCCGGACGTCGAGGTCCCCGAGGGCCACGAGCCCGCCGGGCGGGTGGCCCGCAACCTCGAGCCGGAGTTCTCGGCGATCAGTGACGACAGCGCCTTCGCCTATGTCTCGCTGCAGGAGGCCAACGCGATCGCCACCATCGACCTGGAGACCGCCGAGGTCACCGACCTGTGGTCCATCGCGCTGAAGGACTGGAGTGCCGAGGGCAACGTCCTGGACACCTCCAACCGGGACGGTGAGGACGGCGAGGGCGCGATCAACCTGCGCAACGCCCCGGTCTTCGGCCTGGCCATGCCCGACGGCATCGACACCTACACCGCCGGTGACGAGCAGCTGATCGTCACCGCCAACGAGGGCGACGCCCGCGAGTGGGGCGACTACGTCGAGTCGGTGCGCATCGCGGATGACGCCTATCCGCTGTGCGAGGACGCCTTCGGCGGCGCTGAGGGCGTGGCCCAGCTCAAGGAGGAGGCCAACCTCGGTCGCCTCAACGCCTCCATCGGCTCCGGCCTGCGCGAGGGCGCGGACTGCTTCGAGCAGATCGAGGTCTTTGGCGCGCGCAGCTTCAGCATCCTGTCAACCGATGGCGAGGTCGTCTTCGACTCCGCGGGCATGATCGAGCAGGCCATCGTCGACCTGATTGAGGCCGGCGAGCTGCCGGAGGAGGCGTTTAACGCCACCAACGACGAGACCCCGTCGTTCGACAACCGGTCCGACGACAAGGGCCCCGAGCCCGAATACGTCACGATCGGTCAGGTCGGCTCGCACAGCTTCGCCTTCGTGGGCCTGGAGCGCATCGGCGGCGTGATGACCTTCGACGTGACCGACCCGGCCAACGTGCGCTACGTCGACTACGTCAACAACCGCAACTGGGACGTCGAGGTTGACGGCGAGTGGGTCGAGGGCATGGGTGACCTGGGTGCCGAGGGCGTTGAGTTCGTCGCGGCCGAGGACAGCCCCACGGGTGCCCCGTTGGTGATTGTGGCCAACGAGGTCTCCGGCAGCACCTCGGTGTTCGACGTTGAGCTGGGCGGTGTCGACCGCGTCGCCGGTGACGACCGCTACGAGACGGCCGTCCAGCTGTCGCAGCAGTTCCCGAGCGCCTCGAGCGACACCGTCTTCGTGACGACCGGCCAGGCCTACCCCGACGCGCTCGTCGCGGCGGCCCGAGCCGGACTGCAGGACGCTCCCGTGCTGCTGACCCGCCCGACTGCCCTCTCCTCGGCGACCCGCGCCGAGCTGGAGCGGTTGGCTCCGGAGAACGTCGTGATCGTCGGCGGGCCCGGTGCCGTGCTGCCCGGGGTCGAGGAGGACATCGCTGAGCTCGGCGCCGAGACCGTGCGCCACGAGGGCCAGAACCGCTACGAGACCGCAGCCGCGATCGCCGGTGAATACGGTTCCGACACCGAGCGGGTCTACCTCGCCAGTGGCGTGACCTATCCCGACGCCCTCGTCGGCAGCGCCGCCGCGGCGATCGAGGAGGCACCGGTCCTGCTGACCCGACCGGACCACCTGCCGGAGGCCACCGCGACGGCACTGGCCGCGCTGGAGCCGACCGAGGTCGTGCTGCTCGGCGGCCCGATCGCGATCTCTGAGGACGTCGCGGACCTGGTCGACGAGGCGACGGGTGCCGAGGTCACGCGTGTGGGTGGCGGTGACCGCTACGAGACGGCCGGGTTGCTGGCCGAGCGCTTCGAGGGGCCGGTTGACCTGTCGTTCGTTGCCAGTGGCGCCGACTATCCGGACGCGCTGACCGGTGCTGCCGTGGCCGGCTCCCGCGAGGTGCCGATCCTGCTCACCCGCGCCGACAAGCTCACCGAGGTCACCGCCGAGTCGCTGGAGCGGCTGAGCCCGACCCGCGTGCTCGTGCTCGGTGGTCCGGTCGCAGTGGCCGAGGACGTCCTGGACTCGCTGGAGCAGTTCCTGCCCTGA